Part of the Ignavibacterium album JCM 16511 genome, CAGTTGTCAAGATGCTTTCTTCGCGAAGTGTAAAATCAGTTTCGAATGTATAATTACCGGTAACATCGAGTCCTAAAAATATCAGCAAATTATTTTTTGCTTTTTGTACCTCAAGATTCTGGTTTATCACCTGCAATTCAGCATTGCCAAGTTCAACCTGTTGCTGATATAAATCTGCTAAAGTTGCAGCACCAAGTCTGTTCTTCTCTTCAATTGTCTTAAAATTAATTTCCTGTTTCTTAACATTCTCTTCACGAACTTTTAACAATGCTATCTGTGTCATAAGATTATAATATCTCGTAATAGTGTTAATAACAGTTTGCTGCTTTAAGAATTCAACATATAATCTTGTTGAATTAAGATTATTGTTTGCAGCCGATAAATTCGCAATGTTTGAAAGTCCATCGAACAAAGTAATATCAGAATTTACGGAAGCGATGTAACTTCGTGTTTCACTTGTGATTTTAGGTATGTTAAAAGGAATTCCATTTATGTAACGAATCGAACCCGCTTGTTCATTTCTATCCCAACCCCAGGAAGCAAATCCACTTAATGACGGCATAAAATTTCCGTAAGCTGCTGTTACACCGGATTCCTGTGACAATATATTATTTTCAGCTTGATTGAGAATTGTATTTTTCTGTAGTGCTAACTGAATTGCGTCTTTCAAAGTAATTTTAGTTTGAGCAAATGAAAGCCCGCTTATTAAAAATATCACCAGAAAAAATTTTATGTTAGTAATCATTGATGCTCCAATGATAAATTGATTATTAAGATTTTATAGTTACTGCTCAAAAATAGTTTAATTAAAACTCTTTCAGCATTTAACTTTATAAACGGTAGAATAATTACACTATCGGTAGTAATAGACAATAACGAATTAAAAGTATTATTGGTTCTATTTGAAGGATTTATTTTGAATCGTCATCTTTTATGAAATTGTCTTTTATCTTCATAAGATATGACATGGCGGCATCATAACTATTTTCAATAATACCATCAAGTATCGCTTCTTCTATAGCTTTTTTAATTTCTCCAACTTTTTTTGATGGCTTAAGATTGCAAATTCTCATTATCTCATCACCTCTAACCGGAGATTGGAAAGCGCGTAGTTTATCCTTCTCCTGTACTTCAAGAACTTTCTGCATAACAGCTTCATAATTTGCGAGGTACTTTTCAACTTTCTGTGGATTTTTACTCGTAATATCTGCGCGACATAATGTTATTAAATCTTGCAAGTCATCTCCTGCCTGCACAATAAGTCTTCTGATTGCTGAATCAGTAACCTCTTCCTTTGCCAAAGCAATCGGTCGCAGATGAAGTCTGATAAGTTTTTCAACATAATCAAGTTTATTTAAAGGAAGCTTCATACGATGAAAAATATTTTTCATCATTTTTGCACCAAGTTCTTCGTGGCCGTGAAAAGTCCATCCGATTCCTTCAACAAATTTCTTGGTTTGTGGTTTAGCAATATCGTGAACCAATGCGGCAAATCTGAGCCAAAGATTTTCTGTAACTTGAGAAATATTATCAACTACAATTAATGTGTGAAGAAAAACATCTTTATGATGATAATCTTGCCTTTGATCAACTCCGGCAAGATTATGAATTTCAGGGAAGATAATTTCCATAACACCGGAATCATATAAAAGTTTTAATCCAATAGAAGGTTTGGGCGAAGATAGAATTTTAAGAAATTCATCGGTTATTCTTTCTTGTGAAACAATTCTTAATCGTTCACGCATTTCTCTAGAAGCATTCATAATTGCATCATCTACAGTAAATTCGAGTTGTGCAGCAAATCTGAATGCTCTCATAATCCGTAATGGATCATCATCAAATGTTTGAAAAGGATCGAGCGGGGTTCTGATGAGTTTATTTTGCAAATCATTATAGCCATTAAACAAATCAATTAATTCGCCAAAGTTATTTTTGTTTAATGAAACAGCCATCGCATTGATTGTAAAATCTCTTCGCTTAATATCATCTTCAAAAGTTCCATCTTCCACAATAGGTTTCCTTGAATACCGATTATATGATTCTTTTCTGGCTCCAACAAATTCAATATCATAATTTTCAAATTTGAAGTGTGCTGTTCCGAAATTTTTATATTTAGTTACTTTCTTAACCCCTACTCTCTTTGCAACTTTTTCTGCAAATTCAAGACTATCACCAATTACCAGAAAATCAAGATCATGTCTTTCCCTTTTGAGAATTAAGTCTCTTACTACGCCACCGACCATAAAAACAGCAACTTTGTTTTCATCGGCTAACAGTGAGATTGTCTGAATGATTGATGATTTATTTATTTCTTCTTTAAAGTTCATTTTCCGTTGTCAATTATTCTTTCAAAATTTTTTACAAACCAATTACATTTTTCGAATTGTTCTTTGATTGCAATATAATAAACGGAACCGAATGATTTTCTGTTTGCAAGCGAAGCAAGTTTTCTGGCATTAACCAAATCGCCTTTCTTCAATAAGTATTTTGAAAATCTGAATAATACATAACCATCTTCAGGATTCTCAGGAATTAGTGGTGCATGAGATAATTCCAATAATATTGTTGTTGAGATATGGATTTTCTCCGCCAGATTTATCATCGGAATGATGGAAGAAATTACATTTTTTCCTTTGTTCAATTCTAATAAAATATGAAATTTAATAGAGTCAGAAGCTACTAAATATTTTTTAAGTGAATTGTTTTTTTGTAATTCTATTCTGAGGTCTGCAAGTAACTTTAATTGAATATGCGGATAACTTTCAGCGATGAATTTATAATTAGCTTCAGCAATAGAGTCATTGGAAAGTAAAGTTTGAATATCACCTTCAGACAACTTTAAAAAATAATAATAAGGAGTATTCCCAAATTCATTTATGTGATTGCTAATTAGAGCTGCAGCCTCATCATATTTTTTATGTACAATATAAATATTCACTAATCCGATTATTGCAGCATAGTTTGAAGTTTTACTTAAAATTTTTGTCAACAGATTTTCTGCTTCAGAATATTTTTTCTGTAGAATCAATTTTTCCGCTTCTTTCAAATCCGAGGCAATTTGTCTTGGACATACTTTTTGAAAGATTGATTGCCTGCCGAAAAAATATTCAATCTGATTTTTAGATAAAAGAATTTTTTGTGATTTAAGGAATTCAAGGTATTCATCCGATAATTCATCTGAAGATTTTCCAAATGCTTTATTAGTATTTCCCGAATGATAGAATAATGAATAAGATTCTATGCCATATTTTTCAATTAGATATTTTGAGAATGAACCAGCATATAAATATGATAAACCGGAAAATGATTTGAAGAAATTGAATCCACGAAATAAATCCTGAACATCAATTTTATATCCATAGTTATAAGCCGAAGCAGCAACAAAATGTATTTGAATATCATCATAATTATCGTCAATTGCTTCAGCAAAACCCTCAATCAAAGCAGGATTAAACGAGTGCGCCAATTTGAAAATTCCAGATCCAATTTCAGCAGAAAAAATGTGAACTAATTCGTGATTTAAAGTGCTTTCCCACGAATCTCTGCTTAGATAAATTTCATTGAGCCACGGTTTTGCAACATCAGCTTTCTCTGATCCAAAATATCTTTTCTTTTGTAGTCTATCATTAAAAATAAAACTATTGATTTTTTCCTTTGGGCTGAATCCTAACTTATTTTTCAATTTTTCATAATAGTATTCGTGATTAAGAAGTAAAATATTTATCTCAGTCGAATCAATTCCGTTTTTATCAAAATGAATAACAAAATTCTGTGATTCAATTTTGTCTGATAAAACTTTATTTAATTTTTTATGATCGGTTGAAAATCCAAACTCAGGAGATATGCAGATAAACAAAAGTGCAACTATTACAAGTAGAAGAGTAGTTATGGATTTATTTTTTATGAAATTTCTTTTAACGATAAAATAGAAAAGACTGAAATAGAGAAGATTTAAAGCCCGATATAAAATCAGTGATAAAGTGATGCTCAAATCCTCATCATAAACTGTTCCCGGGAAAAATCCAATTATTGGTGAATAAAAATAAACTTGAGGATTAGTATAAAGTTCACAGACGGGAATAAAAGCGATAATTAAAATTGCAATGAAGAAAATAGTCTTGTGAAATTTTGGAAATGTGTTGTAGATAATTTCGCTCAGAAAAAAACTCACAACAAATGAAACGGCAGCAATAATCAGATAGAATGAAACTCCAAACCAAAAGGAGCAAATGTCTTTTATAAACGAGGTCAGTAAAGCAATGAGAATTGGTAACAAAAGAATTGCTAATGAAAATTTGAAGTAAACTTTAGATGGTATTCCCTTTTTTAATCGCCACAGATTGACTAAACCGCTCAGCAGAAAAAACAGAACTCCAAATGTTGCAGCGAATTCATATCCAAAAGTTGAAGCAAGAGGAATGTGGAATAGATAGAAAGAAAATATTATGATAAAAAATAACAGCAGCCCAAAAACAATTTTATCATTAAAATATTTAATATTCACTACCCTCAACTCTTTCAATGTCAGCACCTAAAGTTTTCAGCTTCTCTTCAATTTTCTGATAACCTCTGTCAATATGATAAACTCGTAAAACTTCAGTTGTACCTTCTGCTGCAAGACCAGCAAGAACAAGAGAAGCGCTGGCTCTTAAATCAGTTGACATTACTTTTGCTCCAGTTAGTCTTTTTACACCTACAATTCTTGCAGTGTTTTCGTGTACAATAATGTCAGCACCTAATCTTACTAATTCAGGTACATGATTAAATCTATCTGTATAAATTGTGTCCGTAACATTTGAAGTACCATTAGCAAGTGACATATAAGCAATCCATTGAGCTTGCATATCTGTAGGAAATCCCGGAAAGACAGCTGTTGTAACATCAACAGGACTTACTTCAACATCTTCAGCATTGATTTCGATATAATCTTTATTGTAAGCCAACTTACATCCACTGTCTTCAAGTTTAGATAAGAGTGAATGTAAATGATGAGTTACTCCACCGATAACTCTGATATTACCTCTTGTAATTGCACCAGCGATTAAAAGTGTACCAGCTTCAATTCTATCCGGAATAGTTTCAATTTCGGCGGGCTTTAATTCATCAACACCTTCAACTTCAAGAATAGAAGTTCCAATACCATTAATTTTTGCTCCCATCTTTATCAGGTAATTACAAAGATTTGTAATCTCAGGTTCACAAGCGGCGTTATTGATTATAGTATTTCCTTTTGCGAGTACTGCAGCCATTAAAGTGTTTCCGGTAGCACCAACTGAGGGAATATCAAAGTTAATGTAATTACCTTTTAATCGATTTGATCTTGCAATGATATAACCTTGATCAAGCTGAATTTCTGCACCAAGTTTTTCCATTGCCATTAAATGTAAATTCACTGGTCGAGGTCCCCAGGCACATCCGCCTGGCATAGAAACTTTTGCATATCCATAGCGAGCCAATAATGGACCAAGCACATAAATTGAAGCTCTCATTTTCTTCACATGTTCATAAGGCGCCTCATAACTTGTTATGCTGGATGTATCTAATTCAAGTAAATGATTATTAAAAGAATACTTAACTCCCATTTGCGATAATAATTTCAACATTGTATAAACATCATTCAATTCAGGAGTATTATAGAGCTTGTTTATTCCATTATTAACTAAAGTGGCAGGCATTAAAGCTAAAGATGCATTTTTTGCACCACTAACTTTAACACTTCCTTTAAGTTTTTTTCCGCCGTGAATAATAAATTTATCCAAATTAACTCCTGATGATTATAATTTATTTTTTAAAATAATTCCGTTATTGCCAATCAGGTAAATCATTCCATTGTTCAGTACGGCTATTTTATTCAGTGATGTTCTTATCCCTGTTGATAATTTCTGCCAATCTTCTCCTGAATTTTCAGAAACAAATAATTCACCTTCCGATGTTACAATGAATCCGGTTTTCTGATTCACAAAAATAATATCATTAATTGTAGCAACAGTATTGATATTAAGTTTTGACCAATTTTCTCCGCCATCAGTTGATTTGAATAGATTACCATCTGCTCCACCAACAAATCCAAGAAACTGATTTATAAAATAAAGCTTCTTCAGATAGCTTTGACTTAGTTTATTTTCACTGAAACTTAGTCCATCATTGGTTGTTTTATAAACACTTCCATTCCAGCCACAGGTTATAAACGATGCATTGCCTAATTCAATAATGTCATAAAGAGTGCTTTTGGCAGGAGAATTAATTTTCTCAAATTTCAGTTTAGATTTATCTGATTTAAGTATTATACCATCACTTCCACAAATATAAATTCTATCTTTGATGCAGGATGACAAAAAATTTTCATCAGCAAGTTTAATTGATTGTAATATCTTCCCTTTTTCATCCAATAAAATTACTTTTCCATCAGAAGCGGTTAATAATAACTTTCCCGATATATTTGCTGAGGAATGTATATCGACTTTTTCATTTAATTTTATTTTATCAAAACTTTGACCATTATTCTTTGATATTAGAACACTTCCTCTTGTTCCACCGACAAATAAATTCGAACTGATGAAAGCAATTGTATTGAGGTTTACCGGAATATTGGTTTTAATTTCTTGCCACGGAGCTGAAAAATAATTTTCGTTAACTAAATAATTTACTTCGCTCTTATTCTCTGACGATGAATTTATCTTTTCTTTAATTATAAATTTTTCAACAAGTACATAAGATACACCGATTATCAAGACAGTAAGTAAAACAATAAAAGCTACTATTAAGTTTGCCGAGCGGGTTTTTTTCTGTGATATTGAAGTAGTTTGAGATTGATTAACTGAAGGTCTACTGACCAATAAAGGCAAATTAAATATTAATTGTTCTATTGAACTCCTGAATTCATAAGCATTTATAAAATTTTTCTTATTTAATTTATTTAATGCGCTAAGGATTAAGTCATCAACTTCATTTGGTATTTCGGGAAAAGTAACTGAGAGCTTATTCGGAATCATTTTCAGATGAGCTTCATAGATTTCATAATCAGAATTAAAATTAAATGGGGGCGAACCAGCAAGCATCTCATAAAGAGTAATTCCGAGTGAATAAATATCTGTCTGTGGTGTTGGCTCCAAACCTTTTATTTGCTCCGGACTCATATAGTGTATAGTACCAATATTAAAACCGACCCGAGTTATGTTTTGATTTTCATTTAAAGATTTTGAAATACCAAAATCCATTATTTTGGCAACACCGTTTCTATCGATGATAATGTTGGAAGGTTTTAAATCTCTGTGCACAAATCCCATTGAATGAGCATAATCAATTGCGATAAGAACCTGCTGCAGAACTCTTAAAGAATAAATTAAATCAAGTCTTCCGTATGTTGATATTAACTGACTAATCGTTGAACCATCCACATATTCCATTACAAAGCCGGTTGCTTCTCTGGTTTCAATAAATCCATAAACAGCAACAATGTTCGGATGATTTAGTTTTGCCTGATTCTTCGCTTCGAATCGGAATCTCTCCAGGGAAACAGGATCTTTAACAAGTTTTGGATTGATAATCTTAATAGCGACATATCTTTCAAGCTGAAGATCGTATGCCTTGTAAACACTCCCCATTCCTCCTTCGCCCAGAAGAGAAATAATCTGGTAATTAAGAATTCTCTTTCCAACCATTATTCACTTTTTCGATCAAGATAAATGAATAATCATCTATTGCTCCGCGGCTTCGAACAAGGGAGATTATATTATTCTGAATTGAATCAAAATCTTTATTGGAAATAATTTGTTGAAGTTCTGAATCATCAATTAAAGATGAAATGCCATCTGAACAGAGAAAGAATCTATGATTTTCGAAGTTATTCAATCGCATTTTACTTAAATCAGGTTCAGGATTATCTTTTCCCAAAGCTTTTAATAAAATGTGACTGCTCGGATGATTTATTGCCTGCTTTAATGTTAGAAAACCTTCTTCGATTAACTTTTGAATTAGAGTGTGATCCTTCGTTAATAATCTTAGAGTATTGCCTCTTAAATAGTAAATTCTTGAATCACCAATATGACCCCAATAAGCAAAATTATCCTTCAGATAAAGAATATCTAAAGTTGTTGTCATTTGATTGTTATCTTTTTTCTGATGCGAATACTTAACAAGAAAGTCATTAGCATCAATAATAGTATCTTTAATTCTTTCCAGATAATCTGTTTTATCAGAAGCATCGAATAAATTTTTCACTGCCGAAACAGTTATTCTCGAAGCAACTTCCGGATCAGAATCAGCACCAACTCCATCACAAAGAATGCAAAGCAAACCATCATCAACAATCAGAGTTTCAATTGCATCTTCATTTATGATTTTGTTTGCACCTTTCGAAGTAAATTGTGAAATCAAACAGTTTTCCATTAATAATTGTGCAAGTGATAATTTCTCATTCAAAAATAAGTAATAATTGCCATTTAATTTGCAAGTACTGTGCTTTATAACCAACAGTTTATTTGATAAACAAGCACCTCAAAATTATATTTACCTCTCAAAAAAAATCAATTATTGCGAGAATGGCGGAATTTGGTAGACGCGCTAGACTTAGGATCTAGTACCGCAAGGTGTCGGGGTTCGAGTCCCCGTTCTCGCACCAAATTTTAATAATCAAGGATAACTGAGAGGATAATTTGGAATACAATGTAAATGAAATAAATGCTTCTGAAAAAGAAGTTGAAATAAAGCTTTCATACGATGAAATTAAAGAAAGCATAGAAAATGAAGTAAAGAAACAAGCCAAAAACATTCAGGTTCCCGGCTTCAGAAAAGGTAAAGTACCAAGAAATATTCTTAAAAAAATGCTCGGCAATGCTCTTGAATATGAAGCCGCAGACAAAGTTGCTACTGAATTTTTCTGGAAAGTTGCTGATGAAAAAGACCTGAGACCAATCGGTAAACCTGCAATGACAAGTCTTGACTTTGAGCCGGAAAAACATCTTACATTCAAAGTGAAATATGAAACTTTTCCTGAAATAAATGTTCAGAATTATAAAGATATTGAAATCGAAGTTCCTGATTTCGTCGTCACAGACGAAGAAGTTCAGAAGGAAATCGAATATATACTGAAAGCTAATCAGACTACCATTGAAGCTGATGAAATTGGTGATGACAGAAATTATCATATTGAAGTTGAAATAAATCGTACTGATGAGAATGGTAATATTTTACCTGATACTAAACCAGAAAAGCTTACTATTGATCTTACGAATGAACAGATTCATCCGCAGATCATTGAGAATTCAAGAGGTAAAAAAGTCGGTGAAGCTTTCACTTTTCAATTTACTGATCAGAGAAAACAAACAAACAGTGAAGGTGTTGAAGAAGAAGTTACTGATAATTACTACTATACAGTTAAAATACTTTCAATTAAAAAGGTTGTTTCGCCTGAATTGAATGAAGAGTTAGTTAAGAAAGTTACCAAAGATCGTCTGTCTGATGTTGAGGCTTTTAAAAAAGAAATTAAAGAAGATATTCAGAAATATTATGATCAGAGAGTTGAAGAAATTACTAGAACTAAATTACTGTCTGAAATAATTAAGAATAATGATTTTACTCCACCTCAGACGCTCGTGAATAATGTGCTGGAAGAATATTTGAAAAGCGAAGAAAATTATGCCAAGCAAAACAAAATTCTGTTTAATAAAGATGAAGCCCGTGAACGTTTAAGAAAAAGTGCAGAGAATGAAGTGAAATGGTATCTGATAAAAGAACAAATTCAGAAAGCGGAAAACATTTCTGTAACTGAAGATGAATTAAAAGAATTTGCTCAGAAAGAAGCTGAGCAAACCGGATTGTCAATTGATAAATTGATGAATTATTACAAAGCTTCTAATCAGATTGAAAGGATTATTGACGAAAAACTTTTTGAATTTCTTAAATTAAACAACAAAATAAAAAGAGTTGATCCTAATACTTTATATCCACAGAAAGAGGAAATAAATGAGCAGTAAAATCGAAATCTTTAATCAACTTGTTCCTTATGTTATTGAACAAACCGGACGCGGCGAACGTGGAATGGATATCTATTCACGTCTGTTACGCGAAAGAATTGTTTTCATCGGAACTCCAATTGACGATCACATTGCAAGCTTAACAATCGCTCAGCTAATTTTTCTTGAAGCTGAAGATCCCGAAAAAGACATTCATATCTACATAAATTCTCCTGGCGGTAGTGTAACTGCTGGTCTGGCTATCTATGATACGATGCGATTTATCAAGCCTGATGTTTCAACAATTTGTGTTGGAATGGCTGCAAGTATGGCTGCTGTTCTTTTAGCAGGTGGAACTAAAGGAAAAAGATTTGCTCTTCCGCATTCAAAGATTTTAATTCATCAACCCTGGACTCAAGGAATTGGTGGTCAGGTAACTGATGTTGAAATTCATGCGAAAGAAATGCTTAAAACAAGAGAAACTTTGTACAATATTCTTGCTGAGCATACTGGAAAACCTTATGAACAAATTGCAAAAGATTGCGAAAGAGATTATTTCTTAACAGCTCAGGAAGCAAAAGAGTATAATTTGATTGATGATATAATTGAAAAAAGAAGTCCGAAAAAATAAAATTGAATAAAAATTTTTAAGCGTTAGACGATTCTCCAATCGTGTAACGCTTTTTTATTATGAATCTATTAAAAAGAAAATCTCCATTCGTTTATATCAGAATTTTAATTCTGTTTATTTCTTTTATTTTAATCTCCTCAACTAATCTTTATTCACAGAAGAACGATATTGAGACTTTCAAAAAGTTATCATCATATCTTCAAACTTATATTGACTATAAACGAATTCCTTCAATCTCTGCAGGAGTCTATAGAAAGGATAAAATTTATTGGCTCGACGCAAAAGGACTAATTGACCTTGAAAATTTTGTCCCTGCAAAAAACAGTTCGCTTTACAGAATTGCTTCAATTACAAAATCAATTACAGCTGTAGCTGTAATGCAGCTTTATGAAAAAGGTATAATTGACCTTGATGCTGAAATCAATACATATGTTCCATATTTTCCAAAGAAGAAATGGAAACTCACTGTCAGACATATTCTTAATCATACAGGAGGAATTCGCTCTTATAAAAGTGACGAAGAGTTTAACAGCAAAATGTTTTATTCCACAACCCGTGATGCCGTACTAACTTTTGCAAATGATGATCTTCTTTTTGAACCAGGAACAAGATATAACTATACATCACTTGGTTACTCACTCTTAGCTGCATTAATTGAAAATGTTTCAAAAACTTCTTTCGAGAATTATTTGAGAAAAAACATTTTTGAACCTGCCGGAATGAAATCAACAAGAGTCGATAGGCAAAGGAGCATTATTTATGAAAGAGTCAGAGGGTATGAAAAATCTCCGGACAGAAGATTTATTAACTCACCACTAGCAGATTTGAGTTTGAAAGTCGCCGGAGGAGGATTAATTTCAACCTCTGAAGATCTACTACTTTTTGTAAAAGCATTATTCGACGGAATATTGATTTCCAAATCAACTTTAGAAATGATGACTAAACCAACTATTCTTAAAACCGGGCAAAAGATCAACTATGGATTTGGATTCTCATTATCTGATCCATCTGATTCTATAAAATGGTTTGGACATGAAGGAAGAGGGACAGGATTTTCCTCAGGTTTAATTATATTGCCAGAAGAAGAGATAGCTGCTGTTTATCTTATAAATATCCGTGACAGAAATTTGGGCAATCCTGCAAGAGATTTAATTCAAATAATAAAAGGAAAAGAAATACGAATCACTAAAACCCTGGCAGATCATCTTTTTGACAAATATAATTCTTTCGGAATTGATAGTCTGCTTTTTGAATTCAACAGACTTTATGATATTCAGGACCCGGAATTTAATTTCAGTATTGATGAATGTGTTTATGTCGGAACAGCACTTTCTGATATAAATAGAATTGCTGATGCAATTAGATATCTTCGTGTTCTCAACAGAAGGAATCCAAACAATTTTGTAATACTTAAAGCTCTTGGAGATGCATATAACAAAGATAAAAACGATGGACTTGCTCTAAGATATTACCGTGAAGCACTTGAATTGAAACCAGATGATTCATATGTAAAAAATATGATTGACAAGCTCACCAAAAAGTAATACCTTGCCATTGGAAAACAGATAAGATTTTTCCTCTCAATTTATTTCTGTTGAACTTTCACTTAGTAAATTTGTTTTAAAAGTTATGATAGGATATAGGTTTACCAAATACTCTCCAGCGCTTCAAAAATCAAAAACAGCTTTTGAAAATCTGTTAAAGATTTTCCTTGACCTTTTGCTCATCACTTCAGGCAATGTTTCGGAGGCTTTGGATTGGATGAATGATATTGACAGACAATACAAAATTACTAACGATGATTATGGTATGGGAGATTTTATCGAGGATTTAAAGAAACAAGGTTATATAAAAGAAGATGAAAATGGAATTCAACTTTTACCAACTTCAAAGACCGATCGTACAATCCGGAAAAAATCACTCGAAGAAATTTTCAGCAAGATTAAAAAGTCGATGAATGGAAATCACCAGACTTTTAGTCCAGGAATTGGTGACGAACCAACTTCTGAAAGAAGAGAATACCTATTCGGTGATATGATTGAACAGATTGATATTACAGGCTCTATCAGAAACGCACAGATAAACCATGGTATTGATGAATTCAAATTAACAGAAAATGATCTGGAAGTTGAGGAAAGAGATTTCAAAGCGCTTACTTCAACAGTTCTTATGATAGATATTTCTCATTCAATGATTTTATATGGCGAAGACAGAATTACTCCTGCA contains:
- a CDS encoding vWA domain-containing protein, whose product is MIGYRFTKYSPALQKSKTAFENLLKIFLDLLLITSGNVSEALDWMNDIDRQYKITNDDYGMGDFIEDLKKQGYIKEDENGIQLLPTSKTDRTIRKKSLEEIFSKIKKSMNGNHQTFSPGIGDEPTSERREYLFGDMIEQIDITGSIRNAQINHGIDEFKLTENDLEVEERDFKALTSTVLMIDISHSMILYGEDRITPAKKVAIASAELISTKYPKDTLDVIVFGNDAWQIDIKEIPYLQVGPYHTNTVAAIQLATDILRRKKTNNKQIFMITDGKPTCLKEGVKYYKNSFGLDRKILNKTLDQAAICRKLGITITTYMIARDPYLQEFVREFTKINNGRAFYSSLNNLGDFIFEDYIRNRRKKVR
- the tig gene encoding trigger factor, translating into MEYNVNEINASEKEVEIKLSYDEIKESIENEVKKQAKNIQVPGFRKGKVPRNILKKMLGNALEYEAADKVATEFFWKVADEKDLRPIGKPAMTSLDFEPEKHLTFKVKYETFPEINVQNYKDIEIEVPDFVVTDEEVQKEIEYILKANQTTIEADEIGDDRNYHIEVEINRTDENGNILPDTKPEKLTIDLTNEQIHPQIIENSRGKKVGEAFTFQFTDQRKQTNSEGVEEEVTDNYYYTVKILSIKKVVSPELNEELVKKVTKDRLSDVEAFKKEIKEDIQKYYDQRVEEITRTKLLSEIIKNNDFTPPQTLVNNVLEEYLKSEENYAKQNKILFNKDEARERLRKSAENEVKWYLIKEQIQKAENISVTEDELKEFAQKEAEQTGLSIDKLMNYYKASNQIERIIDEKLFEFLKLNNKIKRVDPNTLYPQKEEINEQ
- the clpP gene encoding ATP-dependent Clp endopeptidase proteolytic subunit ClpP, translated to MSSKIEIFNQLVPYVIEQTGRGERGMDIYSRLLRERIVFIGTPIDDHIASLTIAQLIFLEAEDPEKDIHIYINSPGGSVTAGLAIYDTMRFIKPDVSTICVGMAASMAAVLLAGGTKGKRFALPHSKILIHQPWTQGIGGQVTDVEIHAKEMLKTRETLYNILAEHTGKPYEQIAKDCERDYFLTAQEAKEYNLIDDIIEKRSPKK
- a CDS encoding serine hydrolase domain-containing protein, which produces MNLLKRKSPFVYIRILILFISFILISSTNLYSQKNDIETFKKLSSYLQTYIDYKRIPSISAGVYRKDKIYWLDAKGLIDLENFVPAKNSSLYRIASITKSITAVAVMQLYEKGIIDLDAEINTYVPYFPKKKWKLTVRHILNHTGGIRSYKSDEEFNSKMFYSTTRDAVLTFANDDLLFEPGTRYNYTSLGYSLLAALIENVSKTSFENYLRKNIFEPAGMKSTRVDRQRSIIYERVRGYEKSPDRRFINSPLADLSLKVAGGGLISTSEDLLLFVKALFDGILISKSTLEMMTKPTILKTGQKINYGFGFSLSDPSDSIKWFGHEGRGTGFSSGLIILPEEEIAAVYLINIRDRNLGNPARDLIQIIKGKEIRITKTLADHLFDKYNSFGIDSLLFEFNRLYDIQDPEFNFSIDECVYVGTALSDINRIADAIRYLRVLNRRNPNNFVILKALGDAYNKDKNDGLALRYYREALELKPDDSYVKNMIDKLTKK